In one window of Methanoculleus chikugoensis DNA:
- the cofH gene encoding 5-amino-6-(D-ribitylamino)uracil--L-tyrosine 4-hydroxyphenyl transferase CofH produces the protein MPNSLHTLLDDTLAGHRLTEEEAVRLLSTRGREVWAIAAAADELRARRVGDTVTYVRNQNINVTNLCVNACGFCGFSRKSGDADAFFYGEAEVREKARAARERGVTEVCTVSGLHPEFDAQSYADIYSWIRDEAPGVHIHASNPMEVAYAARKSGISTGEVLEMMRDAGLATLCGTAAEILVDSIRAVICPDKIDTATWTRIIKEAHRLGIRSTATIMYGSCESAGDRARHLAILREIQDETRGFTEFVPLSFIHKNTPLYRAGQASPGATGREDLLLVAVARLFLDNFDHIQASWVKVGTKMAQLGLLAGADDLGGTLFEESISREAGARDTDYLDPAEMQRIAGDLGRVLRRRTTIYDLLPG, from the coding sequence ATGCCCAACTCGCTGCATACCCTGCTTGACGATACACTTGCCGGCCACCGGCTCACGGAGGAGGAGGCCGTCCGCCTCCTCTCGACGCGCGGCCGGGAAGTCTGGGCGATTGCCGCCGCCGCAGACGAGCTCCGCGCACGAAGAGTCGGTGATACCGTCACCTACGTCCGGAACCAGAACATCAACGTCACCAACCTCTGCGTGAACGCCTGCGGGTTCTGCGGTTTCTCCCGGAAATCGGGCGACGCCGATGCCTTCTTTTACGGCGAGGCCGAGGTGCGGGAGAAGGCGCGGGCGGCGCGCGAGCGCGGCGTCACCGAGGTCTGCACGGTGAGCGGGCTTCACCCGGAGTTCGACGCCCAATCCTATGCCGATATCTACTCCTGGATACGGGACGAGGCTCCCGGCGTACACATCCACGCGAGCAACCCGATGGAGGTGGCGTATGCCGCGAGAAAGAGCGGCATCTCCACCGGGGAAGTCCTGGAGATGATGAGGGACGCGGGTCTCGCCACCCTCTGCGGGACCGCGGCCGAGATCCTGGTGGACAGCATCCGTGCTGTGATCTGCCCCGACAAGATCGACACGGCGACCTGGACCCGGATCATCAAGGAGGCGCACCGTCTCGGCATCCGGTCGACGGCGACGATCATGTACGGCTCCTGCGAGAGCGCAGGCGATCGCGCCCGGCACCTTGCAATCCTCCGCGAGATCCAGGACGAAACCCGCGGGTTCACGGAGTTCGTGCCCCTCTCGTTCATCCACAAAAACACCCCCCTCTACCGGGCGGGGCAAGCCTCGCCCGGGGCGACCGGCAGAGAAGACCTCCTGCTCGTTGCGGTTGCCCGGCTCTTCCTCGACAACTTCGACCACATCCAGGCCTCCTGGGTGAAGGTCGGGACGAAGATGGCGCAGCTCGGGCTTCTTGCGGGCGCAGACGACCTCGGCGGGACGCTCTTTGAGGAGAGCATATCCCGGGAGGCGGGCGCCCGGGATACCGATTACCTGGATCCGGCGGAGATGCAGCGGATAGCAGGGGATCTCGGCCGGGTGCTCCGGCGGCGGACGACGATCTACGATCTCCTTCCGGGCTGA
- a CDS encoding flavodoxin family protein, whose protein sequence is MNVLGISGSMRKNGNTAALVTTILDRVREAGIETEFLSLAGMDIRPCTGCEACKDAKWCVTEDDDWGLVAEKMIDCEVLVLGAPTYYYDINGQTKNLIDRTYSLYHDRRLSGRRAVAVAVCADRGCERALETMEGFLNTHEFSYLGYVCGKGYAPGDIRKDEQAMKKARAVADTIVRYLQPED, encoded by the coding sequence ATGAACGTTCTCGGTATCTCCGGAAGCATGCGCAAAAACGGCAACACCGCGGCTCTCGTCACCACCATCCTTGATCGGGTGCGGGAGGCGGGCATCGAGACCGAGTTTCTCTCACTCGCCGGTATGGACATCCGACCCTGCACCGGGTGCGAAGCCTGTAAGGACGCGAAGTGGTGCGTGACGGAGGACGACGACTGGGGCCTCGTTGCAGAGAAGATGATCGACTGCGAGGTGCTCGTCCTCGGCGCCCCGACCTACTACTACGACATCAACGGCCAGACGAAGAACCTGATCGACCGGACCTACTCCCTCTACCACGACCGGAGGCTGTCGGGGAGGAGAGCCGTCGCCGTCGCCGTCTGCGCCGACCGCGGGTGCGAGCGCGCCCTCGAGACCATGGAGGGGTTCCTGAACACCCACGAGTTCTCGTACCTCGGCTACGTCTGCGGGAAGGGCTACGCGCCGGGGGATATCCGCAAAGACGAACAGGCGATGAAGAAGGCCAGGGCGGTCGCGGACACAATCGTCAGGTACCTCCAGCCCGAGGACTGA
- a CDS encoding MBL fold metallo-hydrolase — translation MPVRWIASNATYANSFVYENILIDAGVLPMMVEPYAAAIDTIVITHAHYDHIAHVKEIARLCGDAAVCIHQADAPGLTDDARSLSMVFGGRSPGIVPDTVLADGDRIGNLRVIHTPGHTPGGICLYAEAAKILFSGDTVFTGGSFGRYDFPGGDRTALAASIERLSALDIEGLYPGHGEPALRGGGRHIAAAREALRFYG, via the coding sequence ATGCCAGTCCGGTGGATCGCGAGCAATGCGACCTACGCCAATTCGTTCGTTTACGAAAACATCCTTATCGACGCGGGCGTTCTCCCGATGATGGTGGAGCCCTATGCCGCCGCGATCGATACGATCGTCATCACCCACGCCCACTACGACCATATCGCCCACGTGAAGGAGATCGCGCGGCTCTGCGGCGATGCGGCCGTCTGCATCCACCAGGCGGACGCGCCCGGCCTCACCGACGACGCCCGGAGCCTCTCGATGGTCTTCGGGGGCCGCTCGCCCGGGATCGTCCCCGACACCGTTCTTGCCGACGGCGACCGGATAGGGAACCTCCGCGTCATCCACACCCCCGGGCATACGCCGGGCGGGATCTGCCTCTACGCCGAAGCGGCGAAGATCCTCTTCTCCGGGGACACCGTCTTTACCGGCGGATCCTTCGGGCGCTACGACTTCCCCGGCGGCGACCGGACGGCGCTCGCGGCATCCATCGAACGCCTCAGCGCCCTCGACATCGAGGGACTCTACCCCGGCCACGGCGAGCCCGCCCTCCGCGGCGGCGGGAGGCATATCGCGGCCGCCCGGGAGGCGCTCCGGTTCTATGGATAG
- a CDS encoding DUF1328 domain-containing protein — translation MLGGGLVGLAILFFVLALIFAILGARGIAGMTMSVAKWLVIIFIVLAVISLLL, via the coding sequence ATGTTAGGTGGTGGCCTTGTAGGGCTTGCAATCCTCTTCTTTGTACTGGCACTTATCTTCGCCATACTCGGGGCACGAGGTATTGCAGGAATGACAATGTCGGTCGCGAAGTGGCTGGTTATCATCTTCATTGTCCTCGCGGTCATATCGCTGCTGCTCTGA
- the thiC gene encoding phosphomethylpyrimidine synthase ThiC gives MVLMHTLISACLSGVPPEVEAIAREEDLVPHRVARAIARGRIVIPANPTRPHRLCAIGEGCRVRVNVNVGTSGTRCDEDLEVEKAKAALREGADALMDLSTGGDLVRIRRRILELDAPVGTVPVYEAVRRAGSAADVDGDLLFKVIREHCKQGVDFLTLHCGVNRDALASLRADPRTMGVVSRGGAFHVAMMAATGEENPLYAEYDYLLEILAEHDVVVSLGDGMRPGALVDAGHLAKSTEYLTLGHLAKRALAAGVQRMIEGPGHIPADQIGYNVRMIKELTDGAPLYLLGPLVTDVAPGYDHVVGAIGGAIACMNGADFLCMVSPSEHLALPDVRDIVEGTRVAKIAAHVGSLSRAAAHTKNREIRMAEARRALDWEKQFEAALAPDEARRIHERDGDLETCSMCGDLCAVKMVRDILPAPDERMER, from the coding sequence ATGGTTCTTATGCATACCCTGATCTCCGCGTGCCTGAGCGGGGTCCCCCCCGAGGTGGAGGCGATTGCCCGGGAAGAGGATCTCGTCCCGCACCGTGTCGCCCGGGCGATCGCCCGCGGCCGGATCGTCATTCCGGCAAACCCCACGAGACCGCACCGGCTCTGCGCCATCGGGGAGGGCTGCAGGGTGCGGGTCAACGTGAACGTCGGAACGTCGGGAACCCGGTGCGACGAGGATCTCGAGGTCGAGAAGGCGAAGGCGGCACTCCGGGAGGGTGCGGACGCGCTGATGGACCTCTCGACCGGCGGCGATCTCGTCCGCATCCGGCGCCGAATCCTCGAACTCGATGCGCCGGTCGGCACTGTCCCCGTCTACGAGGCGGTCCGGCGGGCGGGGAGTGCGGCGGACGTCGACGGTGATCTGCTCTTTAAGGTGATCCGGGAGCACTGTAAGCAGGGCGTGGACTTCCTGACCCTGCACTGCGGCGTGAACCGCGACGCCCTCGCGTCGCTCCGGGCCGACCCCCGGACGATGGGCGTTGTCAGCAGGGGCGGGGCGTTCCACGTGGCGATGATGGCCGCGACCGGTGAGGAGAACCCCCTCTATGCCGAGTACGACTACCTGCTCGAGATTCTCGCCGAACACGACGTCGTCGTGAGCCTCGGCGACGGGATGCGGCCGGGCGCGCTCGTGGACGCCGGCCATCTCGCGAAGTCGACCGAGTACCTGACGCTCGGCCATCTCGCAAAGCGGGCGCTCGCCGCCGGGGTGCAGCGGATGATCGAGGGGCCGGGGCATATCCCGGCCGACCAGATCGGCTACAACGTCCGGATGATCAAGGAACTGACCGACGGCGCTCCGCTCTACCTGCTCGGCCCGCTCGTGACCGACGTGGCGCCGGGCTACGACCACGTCGTGGGGGCGATCGGCGGCGCGATCGCCTGCATGAACGGCGCCGACTTCCTCTGCATGGTCTCGCCGAGCGAGCACCTGGCGCTGCCGGACGTCCGCGACATCGTGGAAGGAACGCGGGTGGCGAAGATCGCGGCGCATGTCGGGAGCCTCTCCCGTGCCGCCGCACACACGAAGAACCGCGAGATCCGGATGGCGGAGGCGCGCCGGGCGCTCGACTGGGAGAAGCAGTTCGAGGCGGCGCTCGCTCCCGACGAGGCCCGGCGGATCCACGAGCGCGACGGCGATCTCGAGACGTGCTCGATGTGCGGCGACCTCTGCGCCGTGAAGATGGTTCGGGATATCCTCCCGGCCCCGGACGAACGGATGGAGCGGTAG
- a CDS encoding GIY-YIG nuclease family protein — MDRGVYALVLENTGCVVRIGALGEREFSAGSHVYVGSARGSGGLARADRHLRLALRRDRPPRWHIDYLLLDPHFFPAAVITAATDRDCECDLARAVAGSSVPGFGCSDCACPSHLFYRPGDPVPEVAAALRDLGLDARITRIKNERNEHRV, encoded by the coding sequence ATGGATAGGGGGGTCTACGCCCTCGTCCTCGAGAACACCGGCTGCGTCGTCCGGATCGGCGCCCTCGGGGAGAGGGAGTTCTCCGCCGGCAGTCACGTCTACGTGGGTTCCGCCCGGGGGAGCGGCGGCCTTGCCCGGGCAGACCGGCACCTGCGGCTCGCCCTCCGCCGGGACCGCCCGCCCCGGTGGCACATCGACTACCTCCTCCTCGACCCGCACTTCTTCCCCGCCGCCGTCATCACCGCCGCCACCGACCGGGACTGCGAGTGCGATCTTGCCCGCGCCGTCGCCGGGTCCTCCGTCCCGGGATTCGGGTGCAGCGACTGCGCCTGCCCTTCCCACCTCTTTTACCGTCCCGGCGACCCGGTCCCCGAGGTCGCCGCGGCACTCCGGGATCTTGGTCTCGATGCCCGGATCACAAGAATCAAGAACGAGAGGAACGAGCATAGGGTATGA